A portion of the uncultured Bacteroides sp. genome contains these proteins:
- a CDS encoding AGE family epimerase/isomerase, translating to MVFKELAAQYKTELLDGVLPFWLNNSQDKEFGGYFTCLDRDGSVFDTDKFVWLQGREVWMFSMLYNKVEKRKEWLDCAVQGGEFLKKFGHDGNYNWYFSLDREGRPLVEPYNIFSYTFATMAFGQLSLATGNQEYADIAKKTFEIILSKVENPKGKWNKLHPGTRDLKNFALPMILCNLALEIEHLLDEDYLKQTIETCIHEVMDVFYRPELGGIIIENVTTDGQLSNTFDGRLVNPGHSIEAMWFIMDLGKRLNRPDLIEKAKDITLTMVKYGWDEQYGGIFYFKDRLGCPPQQLEWDQKLWWVHIETLISLLKGYQLTGSQECLEWFEKVHDYVWTHFKDPEYSEWFGYLDRRGEVLLPLKGGKWKGCFHVPRGLYQCWKVLEEL from the coding sequence ATGGTTTTTAAAGAATTGGCGGCACAGTACAAAACTGAGTTGCTTGACGGAGTCTTACCTTTTTGGCTCAATAATTCTCAGGATAAAGAGTTTGGAGGCTATTTTACTTGCCTTGACAGAGACGGCAGTGTATTCGACACAGATAAGTTTGTGTGGTTGCAAGGGCGTGAAGTCTGGATGTTCTCAATGCTTTACAATAAAGTGGAAAAGCGGAAAGAATGGTTGGACTGTGCTGTTCAGGGAGGAGAGTTTCTGAAGAAATTTGGTCATGATGGGAATTATAATTGGTACTTCTCTCTTGATAGAGAGGGACGGCCCTTGGTGGAGCCATACAATATCTTTTCATATACCTTTGCTACAATGGCTTTTGGGCAATTGAGCCTTGCTACGGGTAATCAGGAATATGCAGATATTGCGAAGAAGACCTTTGAAATTATCCTTTCGAAAGTAGAGAACCCGAAAGGTAAGTGGAACAAGCTGCATCCGGGCACACGTGATTTGAAGAATTTTGCATTGCCTATGATCCTTTGTAATCTGGCCTTGGAGATTGAACATCTACTGGATGAAGACTACTTAAAGCAGACTATCGAAACATGCATACACGAAGTGATGGATGTCTTCTATCGTCCTGAATTAGGGGGGATTATTATTGAAAATGTAACGACCGACGGTCAGTTATCCAACACTTTTGATGGACGGTTGGTTAATCCCGGTCACTCCATTGAAGCCATGTGGTTTATCATGGATCTGGGTAAGAGGCTGAATCGTCCTGACTTGATAGAAAAGGCTAAAGACATCACCTTGACCATGGTAAAATATGGTTGGGATGAGCAGTATGGAGGCATCTTCTATTTTAAAGATCGTTTAGGTTGTCCTCCTCAACAACTAGAGTGGGATCAAAAACTATGGTGGGTACACATCGAAACCCTCATCTCGTTGTTAAAAGGTTATCAGCTAACTGGTTCACAAGAATGCTTGGAGTGGTTTGAAAAAGTACATGATTATGTCTGGACTCATTTCAAAGATCCTGAATATTCAGAGTGGTTTGGTTATCTTGATAGAAGAGGAGAGGTGCTATTACCCTTGAAAGGTGGCAAGTGGAAAGGATGTTTCCATGTACCCAGAGGGTTGTATCAGTGCTGGAAAGTGCTGGAAGAATTGTAA
- a CDS encoding sugar porter family MFS transporter, with translation MNSQVNTGYLIFLSVVAALGGFLFGYDTAVISGTIAQVTTLFHLDAMQQGWYVGCALVGSIIGVLSAGVLSDHIGRKKTMLISAILFSASGIGCALCSNFDQLVVYRIIGGVGIGIVSIISPLYISEVSVPQYRGRLVSLYQLAVTVGFLGAYLMNYQLMLWAETGVISGTPLLDKIFVSEIWRGMLGMESLPAVFFFLIIFFIPESPRWLILKGQDAKANNILVRIYNSVGEAKNQVGITRQVVDADTKSEWSSLMKPGILKAVVIGVCIAILGQFMGVNAVLYYGPTIFENAGLSGGDSLFYQVLVGLVNMLTTVLAVFIIDKVGRKSLVYYGVSGMILSLLLIAFYFMAGESMGIPNVFLLIFFLFYIFCCAISICAVVWVLLSEMYPIKVRGLAMSIAGFSLWVGTYLIGQLTPWMLQNLSPAGTFILFAVMCIPYMLIVWKFVPETTGKSLEEIEKYWNK, from the coding sequence ATGAATTCACAAGTTAACACGGGATATTTAATTTTTCTGTCTGTAGTAGCTGCATTGGGAGGCTTTCTATTTGGATATGACACGGCTGTAATTTCCGGAACGATTGCTCAGGTTACTACTCTTTTCCATCTGGATGCTATGCAACAAGGCTGGTATGTGGGTTGCGCTTTGGTAGGATCTATCATTGGAGTCTTATCTGCCGGAGTTTTAAGTGATCATATTGGTAGAAAGAAAACGATGCTTATTTCTGCTATCTTATTTTCCGCTTCCGGCATAGGTTGTGCTTTATGTTCTAATTTCGACCAGCTGGTTGTTTATCGTATTATTGGTGGAGTAGGAATAGGCATTGTCTCTATTATTTCACCATTGTATATATCGGAAGTTTCTGTACCGCAATATCGGGGCCGATTGGTTTCTTTGTATCAATTAGCAGTAACAGTTGGTTTCTTAGGCGCTTACTTAATGAACTATCAATTAATGTTATGGGCTGAAACGGGAGTTATTTCAGGTACTCCACTACTTGACAAAATCTTTGTTTCAGAAATATGGCGAGGCATGCTTGGGATGGAATCATTACCGGCTGTATTCTTTTTCCTTATCATTTTCTTTATACCTGAAAGTCCACGTTGGCTCATCTTAAAAGGTCAGGATGCAAAGGCAAACAATATTCTTGTTCGTATCTATAACTCAGTGGGAGAAGCTAAAAATCAAGTAGGTATTACCCGCCAGGTTGTTGATGCTGATACAAAATCAGAATGGTCATCGTTGATGAAACCGGGTATTTTAAAAGCTGTTGTGATAGGTGTATGTATAGCAATATTAGGCCAGTTTATGGGCGTGAACGCTGTACTCTATTATGGACCGACTATCTTTGAAAATGCAGGTCTTTCCGGTGGTGACTCTCTTTTTTATCAAGTACTTGTCGGACTTGTCAATATGCTCACCACAGTTCTTGCAGTGTTCATAATAGATAAGGTGGGAAGAAAAAGCCTTGTGTATTATGGCGTTTCGGGAATGATACTCTCATTACTGCTAATTGCTTTCTATTTTATGGCAGGCGAATCGATGGGTATCCCGAATGTTTTCTTATTAATATTCTTTCTCTTTTATATATTCTGTTGTGCCATATCCATTTGCGCAGTGGTATGGGTGTTATTATCAGAAATGTATCCTATAAAGGTAAGAGGCTTGGCCATGTCTATAGCCGGATTTTCTTTATGGGTGGGTACTTATCTCATCGGACAGTTAACCCCCTGGATGCTCCAAAATCTTTCCCCCGCCGGAACATTCATTCTGTTTGCTGTGATGTGTATCCCATACATGCTGATCGTCTGGAAGTTTGTACCTGAGACTACCGGAAAGTCTCTTGAAGAAATTGAAAAATATTGGAATAAATAA
- a CDS encoding ROK family transcriptional regulator, whose amino-acid sequence MNQQFLKEIEMGSKNALVKKRIITHYIYNGSSTITDLSKELDLSVPTVTKFIGEMCEDGYLNDYGKLETSGGRHPSLYGLNPESGYFIGVDIKKFAINIGIINFKGDMAELKMNIPYKLENSIEGMNELCKIVLNFIKKLTINKEKILNINFNISGRVNPESGYSFSLFNFEERPLAEVLTEKLKYKVTIDNDTRAMTYGEYMQGCVKGEKDIIFINVSWGVGIGIIIDGKVYNGKSGFAGEFGHVNTFDNEIICHCGKKGCLETEASGAALHRILLERVRNGENSILTERVATENENPLTLDEIISAVAKEDVLCIEIVEEIGQKLGKQIAGLINIFNPELVIIGGTLSLTEDYITQPIKTAIRKYSLNLVNKDSVIMTSKLKDRAGIVGACMLARSRMFED is encoded by the coding sequence ATGAACCAACAATTCCTCAAAGAGATAGAGATGGGATCTAAAAATGCACTTGTCAAAAAGCGCATCATTACACATTATATATATAATGGTAGCTCTACCATAACGGATCTATCGAAAGAGCTGGACTTGAGTGTGCCCACCGTCACTAAGTTCATTGGCGAAATGTGCGAGGACGGATATCTTAATGACTATGGAAAGCTTGAAACGAGTGGCGGCAGACATCCAAGTTTATATGGACTGAATCCGGAATCAGGTTACTTCATCGGAGTAGATATTAAAAAATTCGCTATTAACATTGGTATCATCAACTTCAAAGGCGATATGGCGGAGCTTAAAATGAACATTCCTTATAAGCTTGAAAACTCTATTGAAGGAATGAACGAATTATGTAAGATTGTCCTAAACTTCATCAAAAAGCTAACAATTAATAAGGAGAAGATTTTAAATATCAACTTCAATATCTCTGGACGTGTGAATCCTGAGTCCGGATATAGCTTCAGCCTGTTTAACTTTGAAGAACGTCCACTTGCCGAGGTTCTGACCGAAAAGCTTAAATACAAGGTTACCATAGACAATGACACACGTGCGATGACTTATGGCGAATACATGCAAGGATGTGTAAAGGGAGAAAAAGATATCATCTTCATCAACGTAAGTTGGGGAGTCGGTATTGGCATCATCATCGATGGAAAAGTGTACAACGGAAAATCGGGATTTGCCGGAGAGTTCGGACACGTCAACACATTCGATAATGAGATTATCTGCCACTGTGGCAAGAAAGGTTGCCTGGAAACGGAGGCGTCAGGAGCTGCGCTTCATCGAATTTTGCTCGAACGAGTACGAAATGGCGAGAATTCAATTCTAACAGAACGAGTGGCAACAGAAAACGAAAACCCGCTAACACTCGATGAAATTATTTCAGCAGTTGCCAAAGAAGATGTGCTATGCATCGAAATCGTTGAGGAGATAGGGCAAAAACTGGGTAAACAGATTGCGGGACTGATCAACATATTCAATCCGGAACTGGTCATTATTGGTGGTACCCTGTCATTAACAGAAGATTATATTACTCAGCCCATCAAAACAGCTATTCGGAAATACTCTTTAAACCTGGTCAACAAAGACTCGGTCATCATGACTTCAAAACTGAAAGACCGTGCAGGAATCGTAGGAGCATGCATGCTCGCCAGAAGCCGCATGTTCGAAGATTAA